The Thermovirga sp. genomic interval GGCTTCAAAACAGAAGCCGCAATTCTAGGAGAATTACTTTCTAATGAATTCGAAGTTTTTTCAACCTGCTGCAAGATCGGGAGTATTGAAAAAGCAGCCTTCGAGTTGACGGAAAGACTCTGGGTCGGCGACTATACTTGTAACCCCATAGAACAGGCTAGGATACTCGAGGAAGAGGGCACGGAGTTCAATATTGTCCTAGGTCTTTGCGTAGGACATGACTCGCTTTTTTATAAGCATTCGAAGGCCCCTGTTACAACCCTGGTCGTGAAGGACCGAAAATTGGGACACAATCCCGTGGCGGCCCTTTACTGTCCCTACATCCGCTCGGACCTCGGCAGGCCCCTCAGGGAGCGACCCCTTCAGGAGCCCGACAT includes:
- a CDS encoding DUF1847 domain-containing protein; translation: MKCHLCKDKPCSKGNPCKKTDSIPLYDDPLDRKLFQVAADVEALFYKEICRVDETMEFARRMGFSRLGIAFCVGFKTEAAILGELLSNEFEVFSTCCKIGSIEKAAFELTERLWVGDYTCNPIEQARILEEEGTEFNIVLGLCVGHDSLFYKHSKAPVTTLVVKDRKLGHNPVAALYCPYIRSDLGRPLRERPLQEPDI